The proteins below come from a single Treponema phagedenis genomic window:
- the rpmF gene encoding 50S ribosomal protein L32, translating into MAVPRAKTSKARTRRRRGINMRLTAPNLVECANCGNLIQSHRVCPKCGFYKGRQVVDPDTLN; encoded by the coding sequence ATGGCAGTGCCACGCGCTAAAACGTCAAAAGCTCGCACTCGCAGACGAAGAGGCATAAATATGCGACTGACTGCTCCCAACTTGGTGGAATGTGCAAATTGCGGTAATTTAATACAATCTCATAGGGTATGTCCAAAATGCGGTTTTTATAAGGGACGTCAAGTTGTAGATCCGGATACACTTAATTAA
- the acpP gene encoding acyl carrier protein, giving the protein MDELFIKIRKLIAEKLEIDEDKITMDSSFRQDLGADSLDTYELVYAIEEDMNIKIPDEKANEFETVKDAYEFIKSQVK; this is encoded by the coding sequence ATGGACGAATTATTTATTAAAATACGAAAATTAATTGCTGAAAAGCTGGAAATTGACGAGGATAAAATTACGATGGACTCTTCTTTTCGCCAAGATCTCGGCGCGGATAGTCTGGATACCTATGAATTAGTGTACGCTATCGAAGAAGATATGAATATCAAGATCCCCGATGAAAAAGCAAATGAATTTGAAACAGTAAAAGACGCATACGAATTCATTAAATCACAAGTAAAATAA
- the rnc gene encoding ribonuclease III has protein sequence MFSCNNSLSPQRKTVLLNFQKKAGFKFKNLKLLNLAFHHRSFSHIHEASFQNNERLEFLGDSVLGLVTASCLYNLLSDCSEGELAKTKAVLVSEETLSDIALSLDVDKYIMLGRGEEMSGGRRKKAILADAMEAIIGALYLDSGFKVAEKFVLRIITPKIPLVRNENLHMDYKSALQELSQKKFQILPLYTVVKAQGPDHDRTFWVEVQIHTEKYGPATGKSKKEAAQAVAELAWNDLHKSEK, from the coding sequence TTGTTTTCCTGCAATAATTCACTTTCACCGCAGAGGAAAACTGTCCTTCTTAATTTTCAAAAAAAAGCAGGCTTTAAGTTTAAAAACTTAAAGCTGCTTAATCTTGCCTTTCATCATCGTTCGTTTTCCCACATACATGAAGCATCGTTTCAAAATAATGAGCGCCTTGAGTTTTTAGGTGACTCTGTTTTAGGTTTAGTTACTGCTTCCTGTTTATACAATCTTCTTTCGGATTGCTCAGAAGGAGAACTTGCAAAAACAAAGGCGGTGCTTGTTTCTGAAGAAACACTTTCCGATATTGCTCTAAGTTTAGATGTCGACAAATATATCATGCTTGGCAGAGGAGAAGAAATGTCGGGTGGACGTAGAAAAAAAGCAATTTTAGCCGATGCAATGGAAGCAATTATCGGAGCTCTGTATCTTGACTCAGGCTTTAAAGTTGCTGAAAAATTTGTCTTGCGAATAATCACCCCGAAAATACCCTTAGTCCGAAATGAAAATCTTCACATGGATTATAAGTCCGCATTACAAGAGTTGTCTCAAAAAAAATTTCAGATTTTGCCTCTCTATACGGTTGTGAAAGCGCAAGGACCCGACCACGACAGAACATTCTGGGTGGAAGTGCAAATCCATACTGAAAAATACGGACCGGCAACGGGAAAAAGCAAAAAAGAGGCCGCCCAGGCGGTGGCTGAGCTTGCTTGGAATGATCTTCATAAATCGGAAAAGTAA
- a CDS encoding IS5 family transposase: MKQKGLFDEEDRLRVLSKLGDSLEKLNEKINWEIFKPLLKKALTKEPKGLGGRPAYDYVMMFKIIILQKLYNISDDQTEYQINDRLSFMRFLGLELKDKVPDAKTIWLFKEKLIEARVSKKLFEKFGKELAKNNLIGKEGTIIDATIVEAPIQHNSKDENEQIKNGKIPEQWQEKQNKAKLSQKDCDARWTKKHKRNYYGYKDHIKIDKKSKLILKATVTAANVHDSRELKNLVERKDERLYADSAYIGEEIEGILKAKGIEGQICERGARGKPLTKKQKIGNRKKSKIRARVEHVFGFMTNSMKGIYVRTIGLARATFSIIMMNLTYNLCRYCYLKK, from the coding sequence ATGAAACAAAAAGGATTATTTGATGAAGAAGATCGTTTAAGAGTATTAAGTAAGCTAGGAGATAGTCTTGAAAAATTAAACGAAAAAATAAATTGGGAAATATTCAAGCCCCTATTAAAAAAAGCATTAACTAAAGAGCCAAAAGGTTTAGGCGGAAGACCTGCATACGATTATGTAATGATGTTTAAAATAATAATTTTACAAAAATTATACAACATAAGTGATGACCAAACGGAATATCAAATAAACGATCGGCTATCCTTTATGAGATTTTTAGGATTGGAATTAAAAGATAAAGTACCCGATGCAAAAACAATATGGCTTTTTAAAGAAAAACTCATTGAAGCGAGAGTATCAAAAAAATTATTTGAAAAGTTTGGAAAAGAATTAGCTAAAAATAACTTAATAGGAAAAGAGGGAACGATAATAGATGCGACAATAGTAGAAGCACCGATACAGCATAACAGCAAAGATGAAAATGAACAAATCAAAAACGGAAAAATTCCTGAACAATGGCAAGAAAAACAAAATAAGGCAAAATTATCGCAAAAAGACTGTGATGCGAGGTGGACAAAGAAGCATAAACGTAATTATTACGGTTATAAAGATCATATAAAAATAGATAAAAAAAGTAAGCTTATATTGAAAGCAACGGTAACAGCAGCCAATGTTCATGATAGTAGAGAGTTAAAAAATTTAGTTGAAAGGAAAGATGAAAGATTATACGCAGATAGTGCCTATATAGGAGAAGAAATAGAGGGGATTTTAAAAGCGAAAGGGATAGAAGGACAAATTTGTGAAAGAGGAGCAAGAGGGAAACCTCTTACTAAAAAACAAAAAATCGGTAACAGAAAAAAATCAAAAATACGGGCAAGAGTTGAACATGTATTTGGCTTTATGACAAACTCAATGAAAGGTATCTATGTAAGAACGATAGGACTAGCTCGTGCAACATTTTCGATAATAATGATGAACTTAACATACAACTTATGCCGATATTGCTATCTAAAGAAGTAA
- the aphA gene encoding acid phosphatase AphA, with amino-acid sequence MKNYQKTKKLFILSCIIAFIFALPAVFSAGPKVPYTHDGFYSTDKIQKAVHFVSVEDIEKSLEGMKPINVSFDIDDTLLHSSGYFRYGQDYFQIPNDPRGKISYLFNQKFWDYVAEMGDEHSIPKQSAKDLIDMHLKRGDKIFFITGRTKHSAAKNYTSNKLSKTLKRFFDLPEEIFVEYTAGTPVKGFNYDKSYYIKKHKVSIHYGDSDDDILAAREVGIRAIRVQRAYNSTNSQKLNGGYGEEVLINSAW; translated from the coding sequence ATGAAAAACTATCAAAAAACAAAGAAACTCTTTATTCTCTCTTGCATTATTGCATTTATCTTTGCCTTGCCTGCCGTATTTTCCGCAGGGCCAAAAGTTCCCTATACGCATGACGGATTTTATTCAACCGATAAAATACAAAAGGCGGTTCACTTTGTCTCTGTAGAAGATATTGAAAAAAGTCTTGAAGGCATGAAGCCTATCAATGTCAGTTTTGATATCGATGATACATTACTGCATTCAAGCGGATACTTTCGCTACGGACAGGATTATTTTCAGATTCCAAATGATCCAAGAGGAAAAATCAGCTATCTTTTTAATCAAAAATTTTGGGACTATGTAGCGGAGATGGGAGATGAACATTCAATTCCAAAGCAATCCGCCAAAGATCTTATTGACATGCATTTAAAACGAGGAGACAAGATATTTTTTATTACCGGCAGAACAAAACATTCGGCAGCAAAAAACTATACCTCAAATAAATTATCAAAAACACTCAAGCGTTTTTTTGATCTTCCTGAAGAAATATTTGTGGAATATACCGCAGGCACTCCGGTAAAAGGGTTTAATTATGATAAATCCTATTATATTAAGAAACACAAAGTTTCTATCCATTACGGAGACAGCGATGATGATATTTTAGCCGCCCGAGAGGTTGGAATACGCGCAATCCGTGTACAAAGAGCTTATAATTCTACAAACAGCCAAAAACTTAATGGCGGCTACGGTGAAGAAGTGCTTATAAACTCTGCATGGTAA
- a CDS encoding pseudouridine synthase, with amino-acid sequence MPDKEIRLQVYLAKSGIASRRASEKLILDGRVSVNGIKVTELGTKVLPSDIVCFDNQQIKFEKEKRYVLLNKPVGYVCSLSDEMGRATAADLLKEAYTERLYNIGRLDMYSGGAILFTNDGDFSARIEHPSAEIEKEYLIETTQDIPDTLIERFTRGIRIEGIFYRCVSAKRQASRKASIVLIEGKNREIRKVFDFFKIPIKRLIRVRIGGIQLNGLKPGEFRNLTKEEIAELLHNNEA; translated from the coding sequence TTGCCCGATAAAGAAATTCGATTACAGGTATATCTTGCAAAATCGGGGATTGCATCCAGAAGAGCAAGCGAAAAACTTATCTTGGACGGCAGGGTGAGCGTCAATGGGATTAAAGTAACCGAACTCGGCACCAAGGTTTTACCAAGCGATATTGTATGTTTTGATAATCAACAGATTAAATTTGAAAAAGAAAAGCGTTATGTGCTGCTCAATAAGCCGGTAGGTTATGTATGCTCTTTGTCTGACGAGATGGGAAGGGCAACCGCCGCTGATTTGCTGAAAGAAGCTTATACTGAACGGCTCTATAATATCGGCAGGCTTGACATGTATTCGGGCGGCGCTATTCTTTTTACCAACGACGGAGATTTTTCTGCCCGTATTGAGCATCCTTCCGCAGAAATAGAAAAAGAGTATCTAATTGAAACAACGCAGGATATTCCCGATACGCTCATTGAAAGGTTTACACGTGGAATACGAATTGAGGGTATTTTTTACCGCTGCGTTTCCGCAAAACGCCAGGCATCCCGTAAGGCAAGCATTGTTCTTATTGAAGGAAAAAACAGAGAAATACGAAAAGTTTTTGACTTTTTTAAAATTCCGATAAAGCGGCTTATCCGCGTAAGAATAGGCGGCATTCAATTAAACGGACTAAAACCGGGGGAATTCCGCAATCTTACCAAAGAAGAAATTGCGGAGTTATTACACAACAATGAGGCTTGA
- the scpB gene encoding SMC-Scp complex subunit ScpB produces the protein MEKETALIEAILYLEGEPIDENNLSKISGLSIDVVKLCLEKLHELYADSSSGIEIVQLMGGWVIMPKKEFWDVLKNRYGKKNETRLSRAAMETLSIIAYSQPVTRGEIEAIRGVSADTMIRLLVEKQLIKEVGKKDVPGKPVQYGTTKEFLKVFRLNSIADLPKLDETEKERFELAR, from the coding sequence ATGGAAAAAGAAACAGCTCTTATTGAGGCAATCCTCTATCTTGAGGGTGAGCCGATAGATGAAAATAATTTAAGTAAAATTTCGGGGCTTTCAATTGATGTGGTAAAACTTTGCCTTGAAAAATTACATGAACTGTATGCGGACTCCTCAAGCGGAATAGAAATTGTTCAACTTATGGGCGGCTGGGTTATTATGCCGAAAAAAGAATTCTGGGATGTATTGAAAAATCGCTATGGCAAAAAAAACGAAACAAGACTCTCTCGTGCGGCAATGGAAACTCTTTCGATCATAGCCTATTCTCAGCCGGTAACGCGCGGCGAAATTGAAGCTATTCGAGGCGTTTCCGCAGATACAATGATTCGGCTTTTAGTTGAAAAGCAGCTTATCAAAGAAGTAGGGAAAAAAGATGTTCCGGGAAAACCGGTGCAGTACGGCACTACAAAGGAATTTTTAAAAGTTTTTCGTTTAAACAGCATAGCGGATTTGCCAAAGCTTGACGAAACCGAAAAGGAGCGTTTTGAACTTGCCCGATAA
- a CDS encoding TraB/GumN family protein, whose translation MKALRFTVFLFCILCFASCASVKSDKIPELIVRQERMLWEIRSENSSVFIVGTIHVGSEEIYPLDETILDLFDSATRIYAELSTEDINNLSLSLQKMMLQGMLENMGKPKLLSNLSIQETVLLNKILGAANVQALNGFEPWVMKAAVEQQLFSDAKIDPAKGLDLFFYKRAGTRKVLGLDDLQTQLDLLSFGTYDDQLYLLKETIKECQDLEDFQANLKKIMQAYVHDDRKELGTLVQSIELLFPEDAPNDLYTRYLEALLYTRNQDWAKKIIDVTAQPGITFIFAGAGHFCGENNVFDILKEKKLLRTSF comes from the coding sequence ATGAAAGCTCTGCGTTTTACTGTTTTTTTATTTTGCATACTATGTTTTGCAAGTTGTGCAAGCGTTAAATCTGACAAAATCCCCGAACTTATTGTCAGACAAGAACGGATGCTCTGGGAAATACGCAGCGAAAACAGCTCCGTATTTATTGTAGGAACAATTCATGTAGGAAGTGAAGAGATCTATCCGCTTGATGAAACAATCCTTGACCTTTTTGATTCGGCAACAAGGATTTATGCGGAATTAAGCACTGAAGATATAAACAATCTTTCGCTCAGTCTTCAAAAAATGATGCTGCAAGGTATGCTAGAAAACATGGGTAAGCCAAAATTACTGAGTAATCTTTCCATTCAAGAAACAGTGCTATTAAACAAAATACTCGGCGCAGCAAATGTACAGGCGCTGAACGGATTTGAACCGTGGGTGATGAAGGCTGCCGTAGAACAGCAATTGTTCAGCGATGCAAAAATTGATCCTGCAAAAGGACTTGATTTATTTTTTTATAAAAGAGCCGGAACCAGAAAAGTACTCGGCTTAGATGATTTGCAAACGCAACTTGATTTACTGTCATTCGGTACCTATGATGATCAGCTGTATCTTCTAAAAGAAACCATAAAAGAATGTCAGGATTTGGAAGATTTTCAAGCAAACCTGAAAAAAATTATGCAAGCATATGTGCATGATGATAGAAAAGAGCTCGGTACTCTTGTGCAGTCGATAGAGCTTTTATTTCCTGAAGATGCTCCGAATGATTTATACACAAGGTATCTTGAAGCGCTATTGTATACTCGAAATCAAGACTGGGCAAAAAAAATCATTGACGTAACGGCACAACCGGGAATTACTTTTATTTTTGCAGGTGCGGGACATTTTTGCGGAGAAAATAATGTATTTGATATCCTAAAAGAGAAAAAACTTTTGCGAACAAGTTTTTAG
- the trpS gene encoding tryptophan--tRNA ligase — protein MMKKRILTGDRPTGKLHLGHYVGSIRNRVRLQDEYECFFIIADLHTLTTKPEKEHIEQIGDNVRQMVLDYLACGIDPEKSLVYLQSAVPEVTELQLFFTDLVTVPRLQRVPSIKEMAKNANLSELPFGLLGYPVLQAADILLPRAHLVPVGKDNESHVELTREIAKRFNFLYGDVFPIPDVMVSEMGSLIGTDGQAKMSKSIGNAIFLSDDEKTVQKKVRGMYTDPNRVSADVPGTVEGNPVFIYHDAFNPNTAEVEDLKDRYRKGKVGDVEVKDKLAVAINTFLEPMRERRAKYENQKNFVDQVIYEGTMRMREEAKETLKLVKKAMGLSGIWNKISRKARGE, from the coding sequence ATGATGAAAAAAAGAATATTGACGGGTGACCGTCCGACCGGAAAATTACATTTGGGGCATTATGTCGGCTCCATACGCAATAGAGTGCGTTTACAGGATGAATATGAGTGTTTTTTTATTATTGCGGATTTGCATACGCTTACCACAAAGCCCGAAAAAGAACATATTGAGCAAATAGGGGATAATGTCAGGCAGATGGTGTTGGATTATCTTGCCTGCGGAATTGATCCGGAAAAGTCTCTGGTGTATTTACAGTCAGCTGTTCCGGAAGTAACCGAATTACAGTTGTTTTTTACCGACCTTGTAACGGTTCCGCGTTTGCAGCGAGTTCCTTCAATTAAGGAAATGGCAAAAAATGCGAATCTTTCCGAGCTTCCTTTCGGTCTTTTAGGCTATCCGGTATTGCAGGCGGCTGATATTCTTTTACCGCGTGCGCATCTTGTGCCGGTAGGAAAAGATAATGAAAGCCATGTAGAACTTACACGGGAAATTGCAAAACGGTTTAATTTTTTGTACGGAGATGTTTTTCCCATACCTGATGTTATGGTGAGCGAAATGGGCTCGCTGATTGGAACAGACGGGCAAGCGAAAATGTCTAAAAGCATAGGAAACGCAATTTTTCTTTCGGATGATGAAAAAACTGTGCAAAAAAAGGTGCGCGGCATGTATACCGATCCGAACAGGGTGAGTGCGGATGTGCCCGGAACGGTTGAAGGGAACCCGGTGTTTATTTATCACGATGCTTTTAATCCAAACACCGCGGAAGTCGAAGATTTAAAAGACCGGTACCGAAAAGGCAAGGTTGGCGATGTTGAAGTAAAGGATAAACTTGCGGTTGCCATCAATACCTTTTTAGAGCCGATGCGGGAGCGCCGTGCTAAATACGAAAATCAGAAAAACTTTGTTGATCAGGTAATTTATGAAGGTACGATGCGTATGCGGGAAGAAGCAAAAGAAACTTTGAAGCTTGTAAAAAAAGCGATGGGACTTTCCGGCATTTGGAATAAAATAAGCAGAAAGGCAAGAGGCGAATAA
- a CDS encoding ABC transporter ATP-binding protein, which translates to MSIILQTEDLKKSYLIKQVLHGISMQVESGRILGLLGPNGSGKTTFLKIIAGLLKPSSGSVQVCGIPLGLETKKMVSFLADKNCLYSWMTALDAINFYADFFEDFDKNKALDMLHFMKLEKSQPVKTMSKGMTEKLNLTLSFSRNARLFILDEPLAGTDPVAREQIIKTIIKTWSENSAIIISTHLVSDIEHVFNDVIFLSEGEIVLSGDAEQLRVSREKSIYQLYIEIFDV; encoded by the coding sequence ATGAGTATAATTTTACAAACAGAGGATTTAAAAAAATCCTATCTTATTAAGCAGGTATTGCATGGAATCAGTATGCAAGTAGAAAGCGGAAGAATACTCGGACTTTTAGGACCAAACGGATCGGGCAAAACAACCTTTTTAAAGATTATTGCCGGGCTTTTAAAACCTAGTTCGGGTAGTGTACAAGTGTGCGGTATTCCGCTCGGACTTGAAACAAAAAAAATGGTTTCATTTTTAGCGGATAAAAATTGCTTATATTCATGGATGACCGCCCTTGATGCGATAAATTTTTATGCTGATTTCTTTGAAGACTTTGATAAAAACAAAGCGTTGGACATGCTTCATTTTATGAAACTTGAAAAATCTCAGCCGGTTAAAACCATGTCTAAAGGCATGACTGAAAAGCTTAATTTAACATTAAGCTTTTCCCGCAATGCCCGGCTTTTTATTCTTGATGAGCCGCTTGCGGGAACCGACCCGGTTGCTCGTGAGCAAATTATAAAAACCATTATTAAAACATGGAGTGAAAATTCAGCAATTATTATCAGCACACACTTGGTTTCCGATATTGAACACGTATTTAATGATGTTATTTTTCTAAGTGAAGGTGAAATTGTCTTATCAGGCGATGCGGAGCAACTGCGCGTAAGTCGAGAAAAGTCTATTTATCAACTATATATTGAAATCTTCGATGTTTAA
- a CDS encoding GntR family transcriptional regulator, with protein sequence MDYDPNYPIYLQIMDKIKLSILTGKLKQGEKMPSLQDMALQMDVNPNTMYRVYTELVSAGCIESQRGRGSFVSNDEHLVDKLRQEKIAELAKNFITGLRNLEFSDKEIMDIISSKLKEY encoded by the coding sequence ATGGATTATGATCCGAATTATCCTATTTACTTACAAATAATGGACAAGATAAAGCTTTCTATCTTAACCGGTAAATTAAAACAGGGCGAAAAGATGCCTTCACTGCAAGATATGGCGTTACAAATGGATGTTAATCCGAATACAATGTACCGTGTGTATACCGAGCTTGTATCAGCCGGCTGCATAGAAAGTCAGCGCGGAAGAGGCAGTTTTGTCTCTAATGATGAACATCTTGTAGACAAGCTTCGACAGGAAAAAATTGCGGAATTGGCAAAAAACTTTATAACAGGACTACGGAACCTTGAATTTTCTGATAAAGAAATTATGGATATTATCAGCTCAAAGCTAAAGGAATACTGA